The Candidatus Methylomirabilota bacterium genome includes a window with the following:
- the argS gene encoding arginine--tRNA ligase: MSITERLTDGVRTALASAGLPEPPACVWEVPRQPEHGDYATNAAMTLARAAGKPPRQIAELIVKHFPSLPEVERLEVAGPGFLNVFLAPAWCAQALREILVAGERYGRGDGERGRRVRLEFVSANPTGPLGIVNARAAAVGDALARLLRSQGARVTTEYYVNDAGSQFEKLARSLEARVRQCFGEEASIPEGGYTGDYIVELALTYLDAHGTRPGGARPAALDLPDPERVEHFGRWAVTYYVEQQRTVLRDYGVEFDAWTSEQRDVRDRGLAEKVLDELAARGLSYAKDGALWFRSSEVGDDAGDDKDRVLRRSSGEVTYFGVDVAYHHHVKFADADRVINLFGPDHHGYVPRLRAAMQALGHPPEAFEVLIVQLVTLLRDGQPVRMSKRRGELVLMDELLEEVGRDAARFTFLTRRHDSPLEFDLAVATRQSSENPVYYVQYAHARIQSIGKQVAEQGIVVPPLAETDLSPLTAPEEQALVKRLLQYPEIVRGAAKALEPHRVAYFLTELAAAFHPYYKNHRVIQDDRRLMFARLALCAAVARVVRNGLDLLGVAAPETM, from the coding sequence ATGTCGATCACGGAGCGGTTGACCGACGGAGTCAGGACCGCGCTCGCCAGCGCGGGACTGCCGGAGCCTCCCGCGTGCGTCTGGGAGGTGCCGCGCCAGCCCGAGCACGGGGACTACGCGACGAACGCGGCGATGACGCTCGCGCGCGCCGCCGGGAAGCCGCCGCGGCAGATCGCCGAGCTGATCGTCAAGCACTTCCCCTCGTTGCCGGAGGTCGAGCGGCTCGAGGTCGCGGGCCCCGGGTTCCTCAACGTCTTCCTGGCGCCGGCGTGGTGCGCGCAGGCGCTCCGCGAGATCCTCGTCGCCGGCGAACGCTACGGGCGCGGCGACGGCGAGCGCGGCCGCCGGGTCCGGCTCGAGTTCGTCTCCGCGAACCCGACGGGGCCGCTCGGGATCGTCAACGCGCGCGCCGCCGCCGTGGGCGATGCGCTGGCGCGCCTGCTGCGCTCCCAGGGCGCTCGCGTGACGACCGAGTACTACGTCAACGACGCGGGCAGCCAGTTCGAGAAGCTCGCGCGGTCGCTCGAGGCTCGCGTGCGTCAGTGCTTCGGAGAGGAGGCGAGCATCCCCGAGGGGGGCTACACCGGGGACTACATCGTCGAGCTCGCCCTGACCTACCTGGACGCGCACGGCACCCGCCCCGGGGGCGCGCGTCCGGCCGCGCTCGACCTGCCCGATCCCGAGCGCGTCGAGCACTTCGGGCGCTGGGCGGTGACGTACTACGTCGAGCAGCAGCGCACAGTCCTTCGCGACTACGGCGTCGAGTTCGATGCCTGGACGTCCGAGCAGCGCGACGTGCGCGATCGCGGGCTCGCCGAGAAGGTCCTCGACGAGCTCGCGGCGCGCGGCCTCAGCTACGCGAAGGACGGCGCGCTCTGGTTCCGGTCGTCGGAGGTGGGCGACGATGCGGGCGACGACAAGGACCGCGTCCTCCGCCGGTCGAGCGGTGAGGTGACCTACTTCGGGGTGGACGTCGCGTACCACCACCACGTGAAATTCGCGGACGCCGACCGGGTCATCAACCTCTTCGGCCCCGACCACCACGGCTACGTGCCGCGCCTGCGGGCCGCGATGCAGGCGCTCGGCCACCCGCCCGAGGCGTTCGAGGTCCTCATCGTCCAGCTCGTGACGCTCCTGCGCGACGGCCAGCCCGTGCGCATGTCGAAGCGCCGCGGTGAGCTCGTCCTGATGGACGAGCTCCTCGAAGAGGTCGGGCGCGACGCCGCGCGCTTCACGTTCCTCACGCGGCGCCATGACAGCCCGCTCGAGTTCGATCTGGCCGTCGCCACGCGGCAGTCGAGCGAGAACCCGGTTTACTACGTCCAGTACGCCCACGCGCGGATCCAGTCGATCGGCAAGCAGGTGGCCGAGCAGGGGATCGTCGTGCCCCCGCTCGCCGAGACCGATCTCTCGCCGCTCACGGCGCCCGAGGAGCAGGCGCTCGTCAAGCGGCTCCTCCAGTACCCGGAGATCGTGCGCGGCGCGGCGAAGGCACTCGAGCCCCACCGCGTCGCGTACTTCCTGACGGAGCTCGCCGCCGCGTTCCACCCGTACTACAAGAACCACCGCGTCATCCAGGACGACCGCCGGCTCATGTTCGCGCGGCTCGCGCTCTGCGCCGCGGTGGCGCGCGTCGTCCGGAACGGCCTGGACCTCCTCGGCGTCGCGGCGCCGGAGACGATGTGA